The following nucleotide sequence is from Zea mays cultivar B73 chromosome 1, Zm-B73-REFERENCE-NAM-5.0, whole genome shotgun sequence.
TCCTCCGTCATCCCCACCCCAATACCGAGAGTGGAAGCATCGCCCTTCACCTCCACCTCATCCTCTGCATTAATCGCCACTGTGACCTTGATCTAGACTCGGATTGGGGCCTCTGCCATCGCCGCCGCAGCCTGGACGCAGATCTGGGTCGTTGCGGCCTTAGTACAAGACGAGGAGTCAGAAGCAGACGGAAGCCATGGAGAAGAATCTAGCAGATTTATCCCAACTCCTTCCATCCTTGCAAGTGCAAAATGAGTCCATCAAAGTGGCTCTGGAGGAGAATACCGCAGTGGTACGTGATCTCTCTGCTTGGAAACCTCGGATTGAAACTGACGTGAGCAATCTATGGGAGGATTTGGGTCATCTTTCTGACAAGGTGGATGAATTACTGGCTGGGCGAGGCACACCACAACTTGAACTGAAGGTGTTTGATCATTTGCCGCTACTAGTTCAAGCGTCAGCACAAGCTCTTTTGGTGAATCTGGATCATGCTACTTCACACCGGAGTGATGGTTTTCGGGTGGTCACTACCCTAAGACCACCTCCGGTCACAGGTACTCCCAATTTCATGCGTACCCACTCATCACATACTCATATGCTTAATGCCGTGGATCCTACGTTAACTACCTACCAATCTCACTTGGATGCAACATTACCCCAATTAGACTTTCCCCAATTTGGTGGCCACCATCCTAAAATGTGGAAGGCAAAGTGTGAATCCTATTTTGATGTTTTGCCATTCCTAAGGAATTGTGGGTTAAAATCTCTACAATGCATTTTGTGGGGGTCAACTACATTCTGGTTACAGTCAGTAAACCAAGCTATACGTCATACACCCTAgacaaattttttgtttggctGTCTGTGCTCATTTTGAGCGAGACCACCATAACCATCTCATTCGTCAATTCTTTCATATTCGACAATCAGATAGTGTTACAGAATATGTGGACAATTCTGATACGTTGATGCATCAAATTTTGGCACATGACCCTATGTTCAGTGTTTCAGCCATAGTCAACCATTTCATTGATACTATTGTTTCTTTGGCCATGTTACAGGAGGAAATCTACACTTGGGCAACATTGCTACAACTCGTAGATTAACTGATACTACTGGGAATCTCACCACCTCTCGATTGCCTTCACTAGCTGTTCTATCTCAGGCTTCTTCAGTTGGGGATGTCAAGCATCACAAAGAAGTCAGTAAAATTGGTTTGGATGAACACAAAGCTGCAACTCTGATGGCTTTTAGAAAAGCTAAGGGCCTTTGTTACAAATGTGGGCTTCGTTGGGGTCCAACACACAAATGCAGTACTACTGTCCCTTTGCATGTGGTGGAGGAACTCTGGCAGCTATTGGATACATCTGGGACTCAGGAAAATATTTTAGAGCCAACTAAAGAATCTAGTGATGATTTAATGACCTTATCGGTGAATGCGGTGCAAGGTATTGAAGCCCCACAAACGGTGACATTAATTGCATCCATGTTCTCCAAAATAGTGGTTATGCTTGTGGATTCAGGTAGTTCATCCTCTTTTATTAGCTAGCTCTTGGCAGCTTTTGGTCCTGGATTAGTAGCTCTATCTCAGTCTGTTATTGTCAAAGTGGTGAATGGTCAAGTTATATGTTGCACTCATCAAATTCCTCGATGTCAAATGAACATTCAAAGCCATATCTTGTGTGTTAACCTCAAGGTGTTACCTCTACAGTGTTATGATGTCATCTTGGGTATGGACTGGCTATCTTCCCACAGCCCGATGCAGGTTCACTAGCAGGAGAAATGGTTATGTTTTTACCATGAGCAGTAGCTGGTAATTCTACAAGGTCAGCGAACTGATTGCTCCAAGTTGGAACAAGTGTCAGCCTTTCAGTTATATCATATGGCACGGTTGGATGAGTTATGGTGTACTATGGAAGTGCAACCAATTCTAGAAACGCCCAACATACAACATCTTTCTCAGGAGATCAAAGGCCTTCTATTGAATTGACCTCCTTATTTGACCCACCCAAACGCCTACCTCCTCCCAGATCTCATTGCCACACCATAACTCTCATCCCTGGAGTGGTACCCTTTTGTCTTCATCCCTATCATTACAACCCAGCTCAAAAGGACGAAATTGAGAGACAAATAGTTGAACTCCTTAAGAATGGGATGACACAACCTAGTTGTAACCCCTTTGCGTCTCCTGTTATCTTAGGTCGCAAGAAATAGTTGACTGGAGATTATGTGTTGACTACCGTTGCCTCAATGCCATTACAGTGAAGAACAAATATCCCATTCCAGTAATTGATGAATTATTGGATGAATtgcaaggagtggtatggttcactaGTTTGGATCTgagctcagggtatcaccaaatccaaaTGGACCCAAAAGACATCCAGAAAACCACATTTCAAACTCATAGTGGACATTATGAGCATCGAGTCATGCCATATGGAGTAACTGGAGGTCCGGCTACATCTCAACTTGCTATGAACTCAGTGCTTGCACCATTCTTTCGCAAGTGTGTGGTTGTCTTTATTGACCATATTTTGATCTTTAGTGCTACATGGGTTGATCATATACAACATATACATGTTGTTTTCTCTGTATTGGACCAGCACCAATTCAAGATCAAGCTATCCAAATGCTCCTTTGCTCAGAAAAAACTACACTATCTGGGTCATGTCATCAGTAATGAAGGTGTGGCAATCCAAGGTAGCTATTATTCAGTCATGGCCTACTCCCAAATCAGTCAAAGAAGTGCGTAGTTTCATGGGGCTAGCAGGTTACTATCGTAAATTCGTCTAACGTTTTCGAATTCTGAGTCGACCATTAACTATGCTGCTAAAAAAGGGACAAGTCTTTGTATGGACACTTGATCATGAACAAGCGTTTCATATGTTGAAAAATGCCCTAATGATAACTCATGTGTTGGCTCTTCCAGACTTCACTAAAACCTTTGAAATCAAGATTGATGCCAGCGATAAAAGAATAGGTGTTGTGTTGCATCAGGCAGGTCATCCTTTAGCTTTCATTAGAAAAGCCCTGGGTCCACGACATCAAGGTTTATCAACCTATGAAAAGGAGAGTTTAGCAATTTTAATGGCTATCTGtggcggaacctcccaagtcattaggcccacctacagttgtccttgtccagcggacctcggacaaccctgtagatgcacctgaccactcgacaagttcggtatctgtattctttacctttcccaagagtgtttcacctgtcacacagatattacaacacatcgtagGATCGAATAAGCGGGATCAActacagtaacttaatttacattaaaacaTAAAAAGAGTGTTAATATTACAGGCTAGCGGTATATGAGTGcagaagtattattattattacaaactcgggaggcaaaaactcctcccgcttAAAAGTATAATatttttaaaaggaggacaacatcctcccgaggcttcacccttgagattcttcctttggcaccaccttagagcaaaagcaacaaaagtttgctgcttcctcacctacaacaacatgggttcgaaaaccttgagtacgaagtgtactttcgcaagtcttacccatcaaaataaaagact
It contains:
- the LOC103640060 gene encoding uncharacterized protein, which produces MEKNLADLSQLLPSLQVQNESIKVALEENTAVVRDLSAWKPRIETDVSNLWEDLGHLSDKVDELLAGRGTPQLELKVFDHLPLLVQASAQALLVNLDHATSHRSDGFRVVTTLRPPPVTGGNLHLGNIATTRRLTDTTGNLTTSRLPSLAVLSQASSVGDVKHHKEVSKIGLDEHKAATLMAFRKAKGLCYKCGLRWGPTHKCSTTVPLHVVEELWQLLDTSGTQENILEPTKESSDDLMTLSVNAVQGIEAPQTVTLIASMFSKIVVMLVDSGSSSSFIS